In Paramagnetospirillum magnetotacticum MS-1, one genomic interval encodes:
- the mamD gene encoding magnetosome protein MamD, whose protein sequence is MQDLLLAKVESAMQASQVSALAGQTATVTKVSAATNLATITPSAAGQAPIIVKLDATRQVAELQALVGKTVMVGKTPAAIGGIGNWIALTPVTGAKAAAAATGAGQLVMMKVEGTAAAVNLPALAGKSFTIAQPPVAAGTKAAGMLYLNPVGGGDLIAINVQNAATQTGGLVGKTFVVAPSPVIGGTTGKFLVLKPLTAGAGKAVGGGAIAAKFIPAAVTGTGGAAAVGAGSASSLLTAGASTVTPITAAGTGSAMLSAKGLGLGLGLGLGAWGPFLLGAAGLAGAAALYVWARRRHGTPDLSDDALLAAAGEE, encoded by the coding sequence ATGCAGGACCTACTCCTGGCCAAGGTCGAAAGCGCCATGCAGGCGTCCCAGGTTTCCGCCCTCGCCGGTCAGACCGCGACGGTCACCAAGGTGTCGGCGGCCACCAATCTCGCCACCATCACCCCCTCCGCCGCCGGACAGGCGCCAATCATCGTCAAGTTGGACGCGACCCGGCAGGTGGCTGAACTGCAGGCCCTGGTCGGCAAGACCGTGATGGTCGGCAAGACCCCCGCCGCCATCGGCGGTATCGGCAACTGGATCGCCTTGACCCCGGTCACCGGCGCCAAGGCCGCCGCCGCCGCCACGGGCGCGGGACAATTGGTGATGATGAAGGTGGAAGGCACCGCCGCCGCCGTCAACCTGCCCGCCCTGGCCGGCAAGAGCTTCACCATCGCCCAGCCCCCCGTCGCCGCCGGAACCAAGGCGGCCGGCATGCTGTATCTGAACCCGGTCGGCGGCGGCGATCTGATCGCCATCAACGTCCAGAACGCCGCGACCCAGACCGGCGGCCTGGTGGGCAAGACCTTCGTGGTCGCCCCCAGCCCCGTCATCGGCGGCACCACCGGCAAATTCCTGGTCCTGAAGCCCCTGACCGCCGGAGCGGGCAAGGCCGTCGGCGGCGGCGCCATCGCCGCCAAATTCATTCCGGCCGCCGTCACCGGCACCGGCGGAGCCGCCGCCGTGGGCGCTGGATCAGCCTCGTCGCTGCTGACCGCCGGAGCCAGCACCGTCACTCCCATCACCGCCGCCGGAACCGGCAGTGCCATGCTGTCCGCCAAGGGGCTTGGCCTCGGCCTCGGTCTGGGACTCGGCGCCTGGGGGCCGTTCCTTCTGGGGGCCGCCGGACTGGCCGGGGCCGCCGCGCTCTATGTCTGGGCGCGACGCCGCCACGGCACCCCCGACCTGTCCGATGATGCGCTCCTGGCTGCGGCCGGGGAAGAATAA
- the mamG gene encoding magnetosome protein MamG encodes MVAQVGGQILASAAAPAKASAAAGVGTGGAALGVGGGIVASPVGTAAIGNAMLTGKGVCLGLGLGLGAWGPVLVGIAGLAGAAYLVGKLKNCKAEVDAAADAT; translated from the coding sequence ATGGTCGCTCAGGTTGGAGGGCAGATTTTGGCAAGCGCCGCCGCCCCGGCAAAGGCTTCGGCCGCCGCGGGGGTCGGGACAGGCGGAGCCGCCCTCGGCGTCGGGGGCGGCATCGTCGCCTCTCCGGTCGGGACTGCCGCCATCGGCAACGCCATGCTGACCGGCAAGGGTGTCTGTCTCGGACTCGGACTGGGACTCGGTGCCTGGGGACCCGTGCTTGTCGGCATCGCCGGGCTGGCGGGCGCCGCCTATCTGGTCGGCAAATTGAAAAACTGCAAGGCGGAGGTTGATGCCGCCGCCGATGCGACTTAA
- a CDS encoding tetratricopeptide repeat protein encodes MSNDGFSISEIIEISEKAVSAGDFVRAIRLYSAWIDMNQSDEMLFLAHFYLGIAYRKNYQFDLAASSFENSFDLNKEFMNSYILMQYCKIMATTNDTPTGGASQAPACSQDKLFKDIIKLRRK; translated from the coding sequence GTGTCGAATGACGGATTTTCGATCTCCGAAATCATAGAAATTTCCGAAAAGGCAGTTAGTGCGGGTGATTTCGTGCGTGCAATTAGGCTGTACAGCGCGTGGATTGACATGAATCAATCTGATGAGATGTTGTTTTTGGCGCATTTTTATCTTGGCATTGCATATCGCAAGAATTATCAATTTGATCTTGCCGCTAGTTCGTTTGAGAACTCTTTTGACTTAAACAAAGAATTTATGAATTCTTACATTTTGATGCAATACTGCAAAATAATGGCAACCACCAACGACACACCCACTGGCGGGGCGAGCCAAGCTCCCGCATGCTCTCAAGATAAATTGTTTAAAGATATTATTAAGTTGCGACGCAAATAA
- a CDS encoding response regulator, translated as MRPIFKRALIVEDSPQMRTLIKVVLHQLGVAEIVEAEDGNEALQVLREGGADLVVMDWMMPGMDGIECTRRIRAGQDGIVPSIPIIVATGVQGDGAESMALAAGANCFLKKPFSIKRLHAAFEMVLGESAASMN; from the coding sequence ATGCGTCCCATTTTTAAGCGAGCACTCATCGTCGAGGATTCGCCGCAGATGCGGACGCTGATCAAGGTCGTCTTGCATCAGTTGGGCGTGGCGGAAATCGTTGAGGCGGAGGACGGTAACGAGGCTTTGCAGGTCCTGCGTGAAGGCGGGGCTGATCTTGTCGTCATGGATTGGATGATGCCGGGCATGGATGGCATTGAATGTACCCGGCGCATCCGAGCCGGGCAGGATGGGATTGTCCCAAGTATTCCCATAATCGTTGCCACCGGGGTGCAAGGCGACGGCGCCGAATCAATGGCCTTAGCGGCCGGAGCCAATTGCTTCCTAAAAAAGCCATTCTCCATCAAGAGGCTGCACGCTGCTTTCGAGATGGTTCTGGGCGAGAGTGCCGCCTCGATGAACTGA
- the mamC gene encoding magnetosome protein MamC yields MPFHLAPYLAKSVPGVGVLGALVGGAAALAKNVRLLKEKRITNTEAAIDTGKETVGAGLATALSAVAATAVGGGLVVSLGTALVAGVAAKYAWDRGVDLVEKELNRGKAANGASDEDILRDELA; encoded by the coding sequence ATGCCCTTTCACCTTGCCCCCTATCTGGCGAAATCCGTTCCCGGCGTCGGCGTTCTCGGCGCCCTGGTCGGCGGCGCCGCCGCCTTGGCCAAGAACGTCCGCCTCCTGAAGGAAAAGCGCATCACCAATACCGAAGCGGCCATCGATACCGGCAAGGAAACCGTCGGCGCCGGCCTGGCCACCGCGCTTTCCGCCGTGGCCGCGACCGCCGTCGGCGGCGGCTTGGTTGTATCGCTGGGCACCGCCTTGGTGGCCGGCGTTGCCGCCAAATATGCCTGGGATCGCGGCGTCGATCTGGTCGAGAAGGAACTGAACCGCGGCAAAGCTGCCAACGGCGCTTCCGACGAGGACATCTTGCGGGACGAACTGGCCTGA
- the mamF gene encoding magnetosome protein MamF: MAEAILLETENTPCGCRSYLMAGLSYLGILCFVPLLMSRDDEYVYFHAKQGLVLWMWSVLAMFALHLPLIGKWLFGFSSMGVLVLSVAGLASVALRRTWRLPLVGYFVALI; encoded by the coding sequence ATGGCTGAGGCAATCTTGCTCGAAACCGAAAACACCCCCTGCGGCTGCCGCTCCTATCTGATGGCGGGCCTGAGCTATCTGGGCATTCTCTGCTTCGTCCCGCTGCTGATGAGCCGGGACGACGAATATGTGTACTTCCACGCCAAGCAGGGCTTGGTCTTGTGGATGTGGAGCGTCCTGGCCATGTTCGCCCTGCATCTTCCCCTGATCGGCAAGTGGCTGTTTGGTTTCTCGTCCATGGGCGTGCTGGTTCTGTCGGTGGCTGGTCTGGCCTCGGTGGCGCTGCGCCGCACCTGGCGCCTGCCGCTGGTCGGCTATTTCGTCGCGTTGATCTGA